One Trichormus variabilis 0441 genomic window, TATCCAGAAAGGTTAATGAATCGTGCCGAACTAGCCTCGATTTTGGTAAAAGCATTCCGCCTCAATAAACAAGAAGCTGCTAACCAACCAAAATCAATCACAGTTGCAGATGTACCTCGTTCTCACTGGGCGTATCAAGATATTCAAACAGTTTTGAAGACAGATGTGATGAAAGGCTATCGGGGGAATTTGTTCTTTCCTAATCAACGGGTGACAAGGGCAGAAGCCTTAGCAATTTTTGCCCAAGCTTATGGAGTATTTCAATTTTCTGATGATGTTGTCAACGAAATACTCGCACCCTACCCAGATGCAAATTCTATACCAACTTGGGCGAGAAGAGCGATCGCCA contains:
- a CDS encoding S-layer homology domain-containing protein; this encodes MVRTMRPLLSTLSLVLLLQGFPVIVQAQGTENTGNVASTAIQQVIAANLMTNSADGNFYPERLMNRAELASILVKAFRLNKQEAANQPKSITVADVPRSHWAYQDIQTVLKTDVMKGYRGNLFFPNQRVTRAEALAIFAQAYGVFQFSDDVVNEILAPYPDANSIPTWARRAIATVITEGFINTDAQNNITPLRPMTRGDMAYLLSKYLQRQQKQPDTPVVPTTTDSPQLP